From Allofrancisella guangzhouensis, a single genomic window includes:
- a CDS encoding lipopolysaccharide assembly protein LapA domain-containing protein — protein MLAKLFWQIFFGIAIILIVILSILNTDRVSFDYIFGTTTLPLIVLMSIAFVLGLLLGSFITKFIQITKTSGGTKK, from the coding sequence ATGTTAGCAAAGCTTTTTTGGCAGATATTTTTTGGTATAGCAATTATATTAATAGTTATTTTATCTATACTGAATACTGACAGAGTTAGTTTTGACTATATATTTGGTACTACTACATTACCATTGATAGTCCTTATGTCAATAGCTTTTGTATTAGGCTTATTATTAGGTTCTTTTATTACCAAATTTATCCAAATAACGAAAACTTCTGGTGGCACTAAAAAATAA
- the tsaD gene encoding tRNA (adenosine(37)-N6)-threonylcarbamoyltransferase complex transferase subunit TsaD, translated as MLVLGIESSCDETGVALYDFSKKKIIADALYSQINLHKSYGGVVPELASREHIAKLNVLTKEIISKVGISFTDINCIAYTAMPGLVGALMVGATFAKTLGFIHDIDTVAVHHLEGHLLSPLLEDNCDIKYPFIALLVSGGHTQLFEVRNLGDYQLLGESIDDAVGEAFDKTAKLLGMSYPGGVEVANLAEKASDKSKYFLPRPMKNKATLDFSFSGLKTAVLNTWHNESEQTKENKANLCYAFQEAAVDVLVTKCDKALSITKNKRLVVSGGVSANKFLRYKLNNLSLKRNYQIFFPPMMYCTDNGAMIALAGAYRYNRGFKDSSLEINVKARETI; from the coding sequence ATGCTCGTCCTTGGTATAGAAAGCTCTTGTGATGAAACAGGAGTAGCTTTATATGATTTTTCTAAAAAAAAAATAATAGCAGATGCTTTGTACAGCCAAATAAATTTGCATAAAAGTTATGGCGGAGTCGTGCCAGAGCTAGCATCACGTGAACATATTGCAAAGCTTAATGTATTAACTAAAGAAATTATAAGTAAAGTAGGAATTAGTTTTACAGATATAAATTGTATAGCTTATACAGCAATGCCAGGGCTAGTTGGTGCTCTTATGGTTGGCGCAACATTTGCTAAAACTTTAGGATTTATACATGATATTGATACTGTTGCAGTACATCATTTAGAAGGACATTTACTTTCTCCATTATTAGAGGACAATTGTGATATCAAGTATCCTTTTATAGCCTTGTTAGTCTCAGGGGGTCATACCCAACTTTTTGAAGTTAGAAATCTTGGTGATTATCAGTTGCTAGGAGAGTCTATAGATGATGCTGTTGGCGAAGCTTTTGATAAAACAGCAAAATTGTTGGGGATGTCCTATCCTGGCGGAGTAGAAGTTGCAAACCTTGCTGAAAAGGCTTCTGATAAGAGTAAATACTTTTTGCCAAGACCAATGAAGAATAAGGCTACTTTGGATTTTAGCTTCAGTGGCTTAAAAACAGCTGTTCTAAACACTTGGCACAACGAGTCAGAACAAACTAAAGAGAATAAAGCTAACCTTTGCTACGCATTCCAAGAGGCAGCAGTAGATGTTTTAGTAACTAAATGTGATAAAGCACTAAGTATAACAAAAAATAAAAGATTGGTGGTGTCTGGCGGTGTAAGTGCAAATAAGTTTTTGCGCTATAAATTAAATAATTTAAGTCTAAAAAGAAATTACCAAATATTTTTCCCCCCGATGATGTATTGTACAGACAATGGTGCAATGATAGCGCTTGCAGGAGCATATAGATATAACCGTGGTTTCAAAGATAGTAGTCTTGAAATTAATGTAAAAGCTCGAGAGACAATTTGA
- a CDS encoding fatty acid desaturase produces the protein MNNRIDQTFEKEGSIVWKSVFGLLIIPLFTIIAVPWYGFTYGFQTSDYVCLIVFYCLTGIGITMGYHRLWSHKTYKANKIVSYFLLIFSTAALQNSVLQWASDHRKHHKDVDDPIKDPYAATRGFWYSHFGWLLRYNTHDVQEIKGVNDLMKDKALVFQHKYYTVLAILTCFGLPVLYGMFTGRIVASVLMGGFLRVVLVHHATFCINSLAHTIGRRPYSTKNTARDSFITAIVTGGEGYHNYHHAFAGDYRNGIRFFDFDPSKWFIAGLSKIGWCYDLKKTPKHLIEIAKAKVKLEETLKRKSNASQLGIEEKYTKFVANVKSMYGAKQEYLKAKKDNVLSKADIQAIKSRYKDLKIEFIEAKRKYRASTLV, from the coding sequence ATGAATAATAGAATAGATCAAACTTTTGAAAAAGAAGGAAGTATAGTTTGGAAAAGTGTTTTTGGACTGTTAATAATTCCTCTATTTACAATAATAGCTGTACCATGGTACGGTTTTACATATGGTTTTCAGACATCTGATTATGTTTGTCTTATAGTTTTCTACTGCTTGACAGGTATTGGTATAACTATGGGTTACCATAGGTTATGGTCACATAAAACGTACAAGGCTAATAAAATAGTTAGTTATTTTTTACTAATATTTAGCACAGCAGCATTACAAAACAGTGTGTTACAATGGGCTTCAGATCATAGAAAACACCATAAAGATGTTGACGATCCGATAAAAGACCCGTATGCAGCTACTAGAGGCTTCTGGTATAGCCATTTTGGATGGCTACTAAGATATAACACTCATGATGTTCAGGAAATAAAAGGTGTTAATGATCTTATGAAGGATAAGGCTTTAGTGTTTCAACATAAGTATTATACAGTACTTGCTATATTGACTTGTTTTGGTCTGCCTGTACTCTATGGTATGTTTACAGGTAGAATTGTAGCAAGTGTGCTGATGGGTGGTTTTCTTAGAGTTGTTTTGGTTCATCATGCAACTTTCTGTATTAACTCTTTGGCTCATACTATTGGTAGAAGACCATACTCAACAAAAAACACAGCTAGAGATAGTTTTATAACAGCTATAGTCACTGGTGGAGAGGGTTATCATAATTATCATCATGCTTTTGCTGGTGATTATAGAAATGGTATTAGATTTTTTGATTTTGATCCTTCTAAATGGTTTATTGCTGGTTTATCTAAAATAGGCTGGTGTTATGATCTTAAGAAAACTCCTAAACATTTGATTGAGATAGCAAAAGCAAAAGTTAAGTTAGAAGAAACTTTAAAAAGGAAAAGCAATGCTTCACAACTTGGTATAGAAGAAAAATATACTAAATTTGTTGCTAATGTTAAAAGTATGTATGGAGCAAAACAAGAATATCTGAAAGCTAAAAAAGATAACGTTTTATCTAAGGCTGATATTCAGGCTATAAAATCAAGGTATAAAGACCTTAAAATCGAATTTATCGAAGCTAAGAGAAAGTATAGAGCAAGTACGTTAGTTTAA
- the metK gene encoding methionine adenosyltransferase, whose translation MLKNYLFTSESVSEGHPDKLADQISDAILDEILKQDKNARVACETLVKTGMALVAGEITTSAWVDIEDLVRNVIIETGYDNANKGIDGRTCSVINAIGKQSSDIAQGVDRGSLEDLGAGDQGLMFGFATNETPTLMPSAIYYSHLLMRRQAELRKINKLSWLRPDAKAQVTLAYENDKPKFIDTIVLSTQHDETISQKDLHDAVIEEIIKDVIPTNLITKYTKYYINPTGVFLIGGPQGDCGLTGRKIIVDTYGGAAHHGGGAFSGKDPSKVDRSGAYMGRYIAKNIVAAELADKCEVQVAYAIGVASPVSLMVNTFGTGRIADSEIEQLVIKNFDLRVGKIIENLDLLRPIYRKTSNYGHFGRELPEFSWEKIDKAESLRTAIKL comes from the coding sequence ATGTTAAAAAATTATCTATTCACTTCTGAATCAGTTTCAGAGGGCCACCCAGATAAACTAGCCGACCAGATATCAGACGCTATACTAGATGAAATATTAAAACAAGACAAAAATGCGCGTGTTGCATGTGAAACCCTTGTGAAAACCGGTATGGCTTTAGTAGCTGGAGAGATTACAACTTCGGCATGGGTTGATATCGAAGATTTAGTAAGAAATGTAATTATAGAAACAGGTTATGATAATGCTAATAAAGGTATCGATGGCAGAACCTGTTCGGTTATAAACGCTATTGGAAAGCAATCTAGTGATATAGCACAAGGAGTTGACCGTGGCTCACTAGAGGATTTAGGAGCAGGTGATCAAGGCTTAATGTTTGGGTTTGCTACCAATGAAACCCCAACTTTAATGCCTTCTGCGATATATTACTCACACTTACTAATGAGAAGACAAGCTGAGCTTAGAAAAATAAATAAGCTAAGTTGGCTACGACCAGATGCCAAAGCTCAAGTTACCTTAGCTTACGAAAATGATAAACCAAAATTTATTGATACGATCGTTCTATCAACCCAACACGATGAAACAATATCACAAAAAGATTTACACGACGCTGTAATCGAAGAAATTATAAAAGATGTAATTCCAACTAATTTGATAACAAAATATACAAAATACTACATAAACCCTACAGGAGTGTTCTTGATAGGTGGACCGCAAGGAGATTGTGGCTTAACAGGTAGAAAAATTATAGTTGATACTTACGGCGGAGCTGCACATCATGGTGGAGGAGCTTTTTCTGGCAAGGACCCTTCTAAAGTAGATCGCTCTGGTGCATATATGGGAAGGTATATCGCTAAAAATATAGTAGCTGCAGAGTTAGCTGACAAATGTGAGGTACAAGTTGCCTATGCAATAGGCGTAGCAAGCCCTGTATCACTTATGGTAAATACCTTTGGCACAGGCAGAATAGCTGACTCAGAAATTGAGCAACTTGTTATCAAAAATTTTGATTTAAGAGTTGGTAAAATTATTGAAAACCTAGATTTGCTAAGACCAATCTATAGAAAAACCTCTAATTATGGTCACTTTGGTAGGGAATTACCAGAATTCAGTTGGGAAAAAATTGACAAAGCAGAATCCCTTAGAACCGCCATAAAATTATAA
- the rpsP gene encoding 30S ribosomal protein S16, producing MVVIRMARGGAKKRPFYKIVVADKRSPRDGKFIEKLGFFNPIAKGGEERLKLDVAKVEEWISKGAQPSERVASLIKEAKKSA from the coding sequence ATGGTAGTAATTCGTATGGCCCGTGGTGGAGCTAAAAAGCGTCCTTTCTATAAAATAGTAGTTGCAGATAAAAGAAGTCCTAGAGATGGGAAATTTATTGAAAAACTAGGTTTTTTTAACCCAATTGCTAAAGGTGGTGAGGAAAGATTAAAGCTAGATGTTGCAAAAGTTGAAGAGTGGATCTCAAAAGGAGCTCAACCTTCAGAAAGAGTTGCTTCTTTAATTAAAGAAGCTAAAAAATCTGCTTAA
- the rimM gene encoding ribosome maturation factor RimM (Essential for efficient processing of 16S rRNA) yields the protein MSSGFVEVAKIGSTYKLNGELNLYSLANPVEVLLEYGDWYIQLAGTDSWQMLKGESVYRRADKIYIKLANVNDAGMAKKYVNALIGVPVEALPQPSEDEAYFKDLIGCEVSNHCGEPFGKVINIIETGANEVLVCHDGEHEYLIPYVKKYILKEEIDLKKIVVDWEYDF from the coding sequence ATGTCAAGTGGTTTCGTCGAGGTAGCAAAAATTGGTTCTACCTATAAGCTTAATGGCGAACTTAATTTATATTCTTTAGCCAACCCTGTAGAAGTTTTATTAGAGTATGGTGACTGGTATATACAGCTTGCTGGGACTGACTCTTGGCAGATGTTAAAAGGTGAAAGTGTTTACCGTCGAGCCGATAAAATTTATATTAAATTAGCTAATGTTAATGACGCAGGTATGGCTAAAAAATATGTCAATGCGCTAATAGGTGTACCTGTAGAAGCATTGCCACAACCATCAGAAGATGAAGCTTATTTTAAAGATCTAATTGGCTGTGAAGTTAGTAACCACTGTGGTGAACCATTTGGTAAGGTCATAAATATTATCGAAACAGGAGCAAATGAGGTTTTAGTTTGCCATGACGGTGAGCATGAATATCTAATACCTTACGTTAAAAAGTATATTCTTAAAGAAGAGATTGACCTAAAAAAAATAGTTGTTGATTGGGAATATGATTTTTAA
- the rplS gene encoding 50S ribosomal protein L19 has protein sequence MKNKFVELVEKSQIRTDLPEFNPGDSVIVNLWIREGDKQRIQAFKGFVLRKRNRGLHSAFTVRKISSGMGVERTFQTHSPIIDSIVVEKKADVRRAKLYYMRGLTGKAARIKEKV, from the coding sequence ATGAAAAATAAGTTTGTTGAGCTAGTAGAGAAATCACAAATAAGAACAGACCTACCTGAGTTTAATCCTGGAGATTCAGTAATAGTTAATCTATGGATTAGAGAGGGTGATAAGCAAAGAATACAGGCATTTAAAGGTTTTGTTCTAAGAAAGAGAAATAGAGGTCTTCATTCAGCTTTTACAGTTAGAAAAATATCTTCAGGTATGGGTGTAGAGAGAACATTCCAAACTCACTCTCCAATTATAGATAGTATAGTAGTTGAGAAAAAAGCGGATGTGCGTAGAGCTAAGCTGTACTACATGAGAGGACTTACTGGTAAAGCTGCTAGAATTAAGGAAAAAGTATAG
- the xerD gene encoding site-specific tyrosine recombinase XerD: MSANIDAFLDNLWLEHGLSQNTISSYRTDLKFLQNYFSKLDATNLSFEQLYAFISYRSKNGYSACSNARMISTLRKFYNWLFSIGQIMTNPTSKLELPKLSKNLPKDMTELDVEKLLQEPDLSDDVGIRDKAMLELMYATGLRVSELVGLNIEDVDLNIGVIQVLGKGSKERIVPMGEYALEYLQKYLNEVRPNLIKTFKEKTVFVSKHFRRITRQSFWHRIKKYALKAGIDTDISPHTLRHAFATHLLNHGADLRSVQLLLGHSNVSTTTIYTHISQNRLKQIYQKHHPRG; this comes from the coding sequence GTGTCTGCTAATATAGATGCTTTTTTAGATAACCTATGGCTTGAGCATGGTTTAAGCCAAAATACGATCTCTTCTTATCGCACAGATCTTAAATTTTTACAGAATTATTTTTCAAAACTCGACGCTACAAACCTTAGCTTTGAGCAATTATATGCTTTTATCTCTTATAGATCAAAAAACGGTTATAGCGCTTGTTCTAATGCTAGAATGATTTCAACTTTACGTAAATTTTATAACTGGCTTTTTTCGATAGGTCAAATTATGACTAATCCAACATCCAAGTTAGAGTTACCAAAATTGTCAAAGAATCTCCCTAAAGATATGACAGAGCTAGATGTTGAAAAACTTTTACAAGAGCCTGATTTAAGTGATGATGTTGGTATACGTGATAAAGCGATGCTAGAGTTAATGTATGCTACAGGATTGCGTGTAAGTGAATTGGTTGGTTTAAATATTGAGGACGTGGACTTAAATATAGGAGTTATACAGGTTTTAGGTAAAGGCTCAAAAGAGCGTATAGTTCCAATGGGTGAGTACGCTTTGGAGTATTTACAAAAATATCTTAATGAAGTAAGACCGAATTTAATAAAAACATTTAAAGAAAAAACTGTTTTTGTAAGTAAGCATTTTAGACGGATTACTCGTCAGTCATTTTGGCATCGTATAAAAAAATATGCTCTAAAAGCAGGGATAGATACAGATATATCTCCGCATACCTTAAGACATGCTTTTGCGACTCACCTGCTTAATCATGGGGCTGATTTAAGGTCTGTGCAGCTATTATTGGGTCACAGTAATGTTTCTACAACTACGATATATACACATATTTCACAGAACCGGCTTAAGCAAATTTACCAAAAACATCACCCTCGAGGTTAG
- a CDS encoding 2OG-Fe(II) oxygenase family protein, with product MNILSVDYYVDGAAKDFTRSLKETGFAVLKTHPIDWNLVQTVYKEWEDFLKSENVHNYRFDAEKQDGYFPKDVSEVAKGEKIKDIKHFYHLYFPWGRYPSEVSDSAKKMFYQMIELGKTLLQWVDDYMDPRVADKLPMRLRDTISEPGTLLRILHYPAMQGNEEPGAVRAAAHEDINLITLLPIASSPGLQVLSPTNNQWYDVPCDSESIIINIGDMLQEMTNGEYIATKHRVVKPNGEADNVDRISTPCFIHPKADVYLSERYPQAGDFLDERLKELGLK from the coding sequence ATGAATATCTTGAGTGTAGATTATTATGTCGATGGTGCTGCTAAGGATTTTACCAGATCCCTCAAAGAAACTGGTTTTGCTGTATTAAAAACTCATCCTATAGATTGGAACTTGGTCCAAACAGTTTATAAGGAGTGGGAAGATTTTTTGAAGTCTGAGAATGTACATAACTATAGATTTGATGCTGAGAAGCAAGATGGTTATTTTCCAAAAGACGTTTCTGAAGTAGCTAAAGGTGAAAAGATTAAAGATATAAAACATTTTTACCATTTGTACTTTCCATGGGGGAGATACCCTAGTGAGGTAAGTGACTCTGCCAAAAAAATGTTTTATCAGATGATAGAGCTTGGCAAGACTTTATTGCAGTGGGTTGATGATTATATGGACCCTAGAGTAGCTGATAAGCTACCTATGAGGCTTAGAGATACTATTTCTGAACCTGGTACTCTATTGAGAATATTACATTATCCAGCAATGCAGGGAAATGAAGAGCCAGGTGCTGTAAGAGCTGCTGCTCATGAGGATATAAACCTTATAACATTATTGCCAATAGCCTCCTCTCCTGGACTACAGGTTTTATCACCAACTAATAACCAATGGTATGATGTGCCTTGTGATAGTGAATCCATAATAATAAATATAGGTGATATGCTCCAAGAAATGACAAATGGTGAATATATTGCAACTAAACATAGAGTAGTAAAGCCAAATGGTGAAGCCGATAATGTTGATAGGATTTCTACACCGTGTTTTATACATCCTAAAGCAGACGTTTATTTATCGGAAAGATATCCTCAAGCAGGTGATTTTTTGGATGAAAGATTGAAAGAGTTAGGTCTAAAATAA
- a CDS encoding RNA pyrophosphohydrolase, whose amino-acid sequence MIDKNGYRANVAIVLLNKQNRVFWGQRRNRTSWQFPQGGVVAGETPLQAMYRELHEEVGLRPNDVEVLASTRDWYKYDIPEGLIRNKEPVCVGQKQKWFLLRLRTSEVNIDLETNKTPEFDNWRWVSYWYPINHVIYFKQDIYRKALTYFKGYLTQKL is encoded by the coding sequence ATGATAGATAAGAACGGATATCGAGCGAACGTTGCTATTGTGTTGCTCAATAAGCAAAATAGAGTATTTTGGGGGCAGCGTCGTAATCGAACTTCTTGGCAGTTTCCTCAAGGTGGCGTAGTAGCAGGAGAAACGCCACTGCAAGCTATGTATCGTGAATTACATGAGGAGGTAGGGTTACGTCCTAATGATGTTGAAGTTTTAGCCTCCACTAGGGATTGGTACAAATATGATATACCAGAAGGTTTAATTAGAAATAAAGAGCCTGTTTGTGTGGGTCAGAAACAAAAATGGTTTTTATTGAGGCTAAGAACTTCAGAAGTTAATATAGATTTAGAGACAAATAAAACTCCAGAATTCGATAACTGGCGTTGGGTTAGTTATTGGTACCCTATAAACCATGTTATTTACTTTAAGCAGGATATTTATCGTAAAGCTTTGACTTATTTTAAAGGTTATTTAACACAAAAACTGTAA
- a CDS encoding sodium:solute symporter family protein translates to MTYNKSETTDYFTAGKTVGFFALTATLVMTELNTSTLIGFSSLGYLYGFSAASLGLVFLLGLFFYAITVAKKWKNFDAISVTEFFQYRYNKSFGIFAAFCLWVAMLGFGANFIHSITVCLEIIFPTYPKALVTFVACNIMFVATISSGLRSIIQIDKISFVLCIILFVFLGIHFYSSHQPSTITNNLQHKLPLSFALSLAILTCFTYILSPWYGQKVFSAKTPKIAFYSMLTTAILVSLFYLIAILTTANFTQQLNLNNSDLALAHIIATELPLSIEIGFYVILFLIATTTIAALWNTMASVIFVHSSYNKATNSNRLIVLGIAILSYFIAVFSINQILDKMLLFNIPIAALSFSLLYGFYGKKRNLIGAILSTTVGTVVATILYLFLDQESFVFYWAFLCVPLIFIVGFLCSFIKPHQSYFKGNKSKLLRNIT, encoded by the coding sequence ATGACTTACAATAAATCAGAGACTACAGACTACTTCACAGCTGGAAAAACGGTCGGGTTCTTTGCCCTTACAGCCACACTAGTAATGACTGAATTAAATACTTCAACTCTTATTGGCTTTTCTAGTCTTGGCTACTTATATGGTTTTTCAGCTGCCTCACTTGGTTTAGTATTTCTTTTAGGGTTATTTTTTTACGCTATTACTGTAGCAAAGAAATGGAAAAATTTTGATGCTATTAGTGTCACTGAATTTTTCCAATATCGCTATAACAAAAGCTTTGGAATATTTGCAGCCTTTTGTTTGTGGGTAGCAATGCTAGGATTTGGTGCAAATTTCATACACTCTATAACGGTATGTTTAGAGATTATTTTTCCAACCTACCCAAAAGCTTTAGTTACCTTTGTTGCTTGTAACATTATGTTTGTTGCTACTATAAGTTCCGGTCTTAGATCAATTATTCAAATAGATAAAATAAGTTTTGTACTCTGTATCATATTATTTGTCTTTCTGGGCATCCATTTTTATAGCTCTCATCAACCTAGCACTATCACTAATAATCTGCAACATAAATTACCACTCTCATTTGCTTTATCTTTAGCGATACTGACTTGTTTTACTTATATTTTATCGCCTTGGTATGGTCAGAAAGTCTTTTCTGCTAAAACTCCCAAAATAGCATTTTATTCAATGCTAACAACAGCTATACTAGTAAGTTTATTTTATTTAATTGCTATTCTAACGACTGCAAACTTTACACAACAACTTAATTTAAATAATTCTGATCTAGCACTAGCACACATTATAGCTACAGAGCTACCACTAAGCATAGAGATAGGATTCTATGTAATTTTGTTTTTAATAGCTACAACAACTATTGCTGCTCTTTGGAACACTATGGCATCTGTGATTTTTGTTCATAGTTCTTATAACAAGGCTACTAATAGCAATAGGCTAATAGTACTAGGTATCGCTATCTTAAGTTATTTTATAGCTGTGTTTTCTATAAATCAAATACTTGATAAGATGCTGCTTTTTAACATCCCTATTGCAGCCCTTTCTTTTAGCCTACTATATGGCTTCTATGGTAAAAAGAGAAATTTAATTGGAGCCATACTAAGTACTACGGTAGGTACTGTTGTAGCTACAATTCTTTATTTGTTCCTTGATCAAGAGAGTTTTGTTTTTTATTGGGCTTTTTTATGTGTTCCTCTAATTTTCATAGTTGGTTTTTTATGTTCATTTATTAAACCACATCAGTCTTATTTTAAAGGTAACAAAAGCAAATTGTTAAGAAACATAACTTAA
- a CDS encoding CDP-alcohol phosphatidyltransferase family protein: MIEQTIRPWFQKHLINTIAAIISTSDVSANTITTLSFITGAISALLILWMPWLAVIFLLLSGYLDVLDGTIARMQNTSSAFGTMLDILSDRFVESFIIIALFIAQPQIAWVGLFMMMSIVACVSSFLLVGIFSQQESHKSFYYSPGLMERAETFIFFIIMILLPSTVLWLGILFTILVLWTTFYRVGEFYFYTKR; encoded by the coding sequence ATGATAGAGCAAACAATCAGACCTTGGTTTCAAAAGCATCTTATAAATACTATAGCTGCGATCATATCAACTTCGGATGTAAGTGCTAACACAATTACTACTCTATCATTTATAACAGGAGCTATAAGTGCATTACTTATATTATGGATGCCATGGTTAGCTGTGATTTTCCTACTATTATCAGGGTATTTAGATGTTCTAGATGGAACTATTGCTCGCATGCAGAATACTTCATCAGCATTTGGAACAATGCTTGATATTTTATCTGATAGGTTTGTGGAGTCATTTATAATTATAGCTTTATTTATTGCACAACCTCAAATTGCGTGGGTTGGATTATTTATGATGATGTCCATAGTAGCTTGTGTAAGTAGCTTTTTATTAGTAGGTATTTTTAGTCAACAAGAGTCTCATAAAAGCTTCTACTATTCACCGGGTTTAATGGAGAGAGCAGAAACATTCATTTTCTTTATCATAATGATTTTGCTACCCTCCACGGTTTTATGGCTAGGTATTTTATTTACAATTTTAGTGTTATGGACAACTTTTTACCGAGTTGGAGAATTTTATTTTTATACAAAGAGGTAA
- a CDS encoding dihydrolipoyl dehydrogenase family protein translates to MKQIKTDICVIGGGSGGLSVAAGAVQMGAKVILCEGGKMGGDCLNYGCVPSKAMIEASRVMHNCHRADKFGIDIESFSTNYKKVQAHVQKVIEEIAPHDSVERFESLGVEVIQEYAHLVDKNTVQAGNTQIKAKYIVLATGSRARIFPIKGLDSVDYATNETIFSLDKQPEHLLVLGGGPIGAELAQAHALLGSKVTILEAGPAILGPADTECKQIILNEFNKLDIGIITNAKITKVAKSEQGIKLSSGEHSYEGSHLLVATGRQPNIEKLNLEKAGIKHSPRGVDVDSRLRTNYKNVFAIGDLASPFQFTHTAGYHAGIVIQNMLFKLPAKVDYSSFPWAIYTTPEIAHTGMSIKEAAEKGATILSLSYENNDRAQANLSTNGLIKVAVNKKGYILGASIAGEQAGELITQWTMAIKHKLKVKQMASHIVPYPTISELNKRIAGSYFTSTLYSDKVKKLIRFLLRF, encoded by the coding sequence ATGAAACAAATAAAAACTGACATATGTGTAATTGGTGGTGGTTCAGGTGGTTTATCAGTGGCGGCTGGAGCTGTACAAATGGGGGCTAAAGTTATCCTTTGTGAGGGTGGTAAAATGGGTGGAGATTGCCTAAATTATGGTTGTGTGCCATCTAAAGCGATGATTGAAGCATCAAGAGTTATGCATAACTGCCACCGAGCAGATAAGTTTGGTATTGATATTGAGAGTTTCTCTACCAATTATAAGAAAGTACAAGCACATGTTCAAAAAGTGATAGAGGAAATAGCTCCTCATGACTCTGTTGAGCGTTTTGAGTCCCTTGGCGTAGAAGTTATCCAAGAATATGCTCATTTAGTTGACAAAAATACAGTACAAGCGGGCAATACTCAAATTAAAGCTAAATACATAGTTCTAGCAACAGGCTCTAGAGCTAGAATTTTTCCAATAAAAGGATTAGATAGTGTTGACTATGCTACTAATGAAACGATTTTTAGCCTAGATAAACAACCAGAACATTTACTTGTTTTGGGTGGTGGACCTATTGGAGCAGAATTAGCACAAGCTCATGCTTTGCTAGGTTCTAAGGTAACAATTTTAGAAGCAGGACCAGCCATATTAGGACCAGCTGACACTGAGTGTAAACAAATTATTTTAAACGAATTTAACAAACTAGATATTGGTATTATAACAAATGCAAAAATTACAAAAGTTGCAAAATCAGAGCAAGGTATTAAGCTTAGTAGTGGTGAACACTCTTATGAAGGATCTCATCTATTAGTTGCAACAGGTAGACAACCTAATATAGAAAAGCTTAATTTAGAAAAGGCTGGCATTAAACACTCGCCTAGAGGTGTTGATGTTGATTCAAGGTTACGAACTAATTATAAAAATGTATTTGCGATTGGCGACTTGGCAAGTCCATTTCAATTTACACATACGGCTGGATATCATGCTGGTATTGTTATTCAAAATATGTTGTTTAAATTACCAGCTAAAGTTGACTATTCAAGCTTCCCATGGGCTATATATACTACTCCAGAAATAGCTCATACAGGTATGTCAATAAAAGAAGCAGCAGAGAAAGGAGCTACAATACTATCACTATCTTATGAAAATAATGATCGTGCTCAAGCTAATCTCTCAACAAATGGTTTAATAAAAGTAGCTGTTAATAAAAAAGGTTATATATTAGGTGCTAGTATCGCAGGTGAACAGGCAGGTGAACTTATCACGCAATGGACTATGGCTATCAAACATAAACTAAAAGTTAAACAAATGGCTTCTCATATTGTTCCTTACCCGACAATTAGTGAACTTAACAAACGCATAGCTGGCTCATATTTCACATCAACTTTATATAGTGACAAAGTTAAAAAGTTAATTCGTTTTTTACTTAGATTTTAA